ACCTCAATGAATTGAGTTTGTCCTTTTATTACTTCCCAATACCTCAATATATCAAAAATCTTTTTATCTTTAATCTCTTTTATTATCTTCTTTACCCGTAAAGAACGTTTATTAAATTCATCTATTTTCTTTTCATACCATTTTTCATAGCCTGAAGCAAGAATTCTTTCATATGTGTGTTCTTGTAAAATCTGATTTTTCATTCTGACCAAAGAATCATATTCTTTTTTAATTTCCTCAGAATATATTTCTTTTCCACCAATAGTCTTGTGAATTTCCTCGATCATATGTAAAAGATCCTCAGAAAGTAATTTGTGATTATGTTCATAAATTTCTTTTTCATTGGCGAAAGAAATCCCCCATGACACAGTTATTGAACTCATAATCTTACCTCCATTAAAATAATGCTGATATTATCTTTATCGCCTTTTTCGATTGTTTTCTGGAATAGAGAGACGGCTCTATTTCCGTTTTGCATATTAATACAATTTTCCATTTCACTTTCATCTAAAACATCCCAAAGGCCATCAGAACATAGTAAGAAAGTTTCTTCATTAGATAATCTTAATTCACGGTAATAAATTTCGAGCGAATTACTATCTGTTTTACTTGAAAGAGCACAGGTTAAAACACTACGTTGAGGATGAGTTCTCACCTCTTCATAAGAAATAATTCCTTGCTCCAGCAACTTGCCTACAACAGAGGTATCTTTGGAAACTTGCTGAAGGAAATCTTCGTTTTTCCTGTAAATACGACAATCTCCAACATTAAAAACATGTGCTGTATTGCCTTCCAGAGATAAACCTGCTACAGCAGAACCTATTTCCAACGAATCACAATTCTTTTCCGCATATAAATGGAGTTCCTCATTGGCTTTGATTAAAGTAGAAAATATATTTTCCTTCGAATTCATTGGGTTTTGGACAAGGGTTTCAAGAACAATCTTAGCAGCAATTTCTCCGTACATTGCTCCTCCCATTCCGTCTGCAACAATAAATAGGGCTTTTTCTACATTTGTCATTATCTTCTCGCCATTTGCGTCCATAAAAATCTCCCCATTAATAAGAATAGAATCTTCATTATTTTCCCTTTGAGTTCCTCTATTACATATATACGAAACTTTTATATCCATACAAAATACCCCTCTTACATTCCTTCTATTATTTTAATATCCACATCCTGAGATAAACTTACTACATCCTTCGGTTTTATTTCGTATTTTGTTCCTGGATTTATTTTTTGATTATTAAGATATGTATAATTAGAGCTATTCAAATCCTGGATATACCACTTATTATTCTCAAAAATAAATGTAACATGTTTACGTGAAATTGTTTTATATTTCTGGAGCAGTTCTTTACACTTACAATGTCTACCTATAATATCTCCATTATATATTTTTATGCTATCATTGTGATTTTCAAATTGAACCAACAAACAAGGATTTTCTTTAGTTTCCTCTTGTAGAACATTTGTAGGTTTTTCACTAGCTAAATCAGTATTTAGTGGACTAAGTGAAGAAATATCTGTCATACAAAAATTGCAAATTATACTCTCTGCTTTATTTTCTGCTTTACAAGCGGGACAAATCTTAATTAATGGCATCTTTTATCTCCTGTGTATCTTTTTGAAAAGGAATACCAACCACAAAGGTCCCTTGTTTTCCTTCAACAAATTGCAAACTTCTATTTTTCTCTTTTAATCCATAAGATTCATAAAGTTCTTTTAATTCTGGATTAAAAATATACATATTTTGATTTCCTGAACCTTTCCATATAGCAGATGTTTCATTCTTTTCCATAAAAGGTCCATCTATTAATATATCAATATAATATAAAATATCAGGATATTTTTTATCTAAGACAGTATATGTGTAACCTGAATAAACAAGAATATCATTATATCTATATTTTCTCGCCATTTTAAGTAATTTCAAGAGTGCTTCTGGTTGGTCGAAAGGTTCACCACCTGAAATAGTAAGTTTTCCATACTCATTTTTTAAGTAACTTTCTATCTCTTTCCATTTCATTTTATATTGTGGGTCAAATTCCCAACTATGATTTGCTATACAGCCTTTACATCGGATTGTGCATCCCTGGAACCAGATACCTAAGCGTTTTCCTGGACCCAGTGTAAAAATTGGAAAATAAATTAACTGTATTAAAGGTGTAATTCTTCTTTTCATTGAATCTTCAATACCCACTCATCTTGGTTCTCAACTATATCTAATATCTCAATTTTCATTCCTGGTTCTGGTTTTATTCTAATTAAAGATTGGGATAAAGGATTAATAAACACTTCTTCAATTTTATTTCCAATACCCCGTCCTCCCATAGAAAGATCTGAACATACAATAGTTTTTATTTTTTCTATTGTTTCTTCGTTAATAACCGGAATAATTTTATGAGTATCTTCTAATTTAAATAACACATTTTCAAACATTTTTCTAAATATAAGTTCTGCCCCTCGTGGACGAATAAAATCAAAGACCGCTATATTTTCGCCTATCCTATTTAATATTTCGGGCCTAGAAATTCTAAACTTAAAAAAATCTCCTATGGCTTCCAGAATACTTTTTTCTACTTTTTCATATTCCATATCGGGATTAATTCTTTGAATCTTTTCTCCCCCAGGACCTATATCATAAACACCAAGATTAGATGTAAATACAATTAAAGCCTCTGAAAAATAAACAGTTTCTCCACGACCGGATGTAAGCCTTCCGTCATCGAGAATTTGTAAAAAGATATCAAGAATTTTGGGATGTGCTTTTTCAATTTCATCAAAAAGAACAACTGTAAACGGATTTTGTTTTATAGAATTTGTTAATTCTCCACCTACATCATAGCCTACATAGCCCGGAGGAGCACCTAATAATCTTTGGTCGGAATGTTCATGACCAAACTCAGACATATCAAATCGAATATATGCTGTTTCACTTCCGAATATAACTTCCGCTATTGTTTTAGCTAATTCTGTTTTTCCTACTCCTGTAGGTCCTGCTAAAAACAAAATACCTTTGGGTTTTTGGGAGTATCTTGAAAATTGTGCCCCTGAAAGATTATAAAATGAACGCCGAACTATGTCGACTGCTTTTTTTACCGCCCTTTTTTGTCCTTTTACTCTATTCTCTATCAATTGTTCCATTTGTTCAATTTTGGATAATTCAATTTTTGCCCATGGATTTTCTATCACTCCTATTTTATACCTACGGATGGCTTCACCTATTTCTGCCAACGTTAATTTCTCTCTTCTGGCAAGTGAAACAATAGATATTATCTCTGTCCCTTGCATTTTAGATGTTTGATCCACAAATACTCCTATTATGTCTTTTTGTTTATTTCCATCTAAATTTTTAAACTGGTCGTCCTCACCTACAATTGAATTAATAATCTGGTTTCGAACTTCATTATCAGGTTTGGGAATACTTATTGTTTTAAGTTTGGGATTCTCAATAGTAAACCATGAAGGAATATCGTTTTCTTTTTCTAATATCCAGAATATTAAGTTATAACGAGGATAATTAGAACCCATTAGCTTAGGAAAAGTATTTAGGCACAGGCGAAACATCTTATAATAAAACCCATTCAGGTGGGCTTGTTCTCCTATAACCTCAGCAAAACGAGAAGAAAAATTCAGGATTATTGCCGATGGATGTCTATCATTAGTTACAATTTTTTCAATAATTTCATATCCATTAGATAAAGTAGCGTTATAAAACTTATCTTTACATATATCAACCCCAGTAATTTCTTTAATTAGAGAAGTCTCCCCTTCTATCAATTTAAACCCAAATAATGGTTCATAATTCAAAAATATTGAATATTGCTCCTCTTGTTTTAACAAGTTTGCAATAAAATTAGATAATGTTAATGTTACTACTTTTGTTTCACCTTCAGTCGTTAAAGGGAATGGGTAAATATCATAAATATTTCCATGCAAAACAAATTGATTTTTTACAGACAAGAACCTTATTATTTCTTTCGCCCACTTTTGTAACATATTATTCTCCTTAATATATTTATTAACTTATATTTATCACTACCTTAAAAATATACACAAAATCTTTGAGTAAATTCTATTTGAGATACAAATAAAAAATATAATTATAAAGGAAGAAAGAAAAAATTTTTTATATAGATATTATGTAGAATTGCGGAATATTTTCAATGACAGAACAAAAAATTAAAACAAACCACTCTCAATAAGTATTCATAATGAAAAAATTTTTAATTACTTTCACCAATTACTTCCATATATTCATACCCAAGAATTCATCGTTTTCTATCAATGGGTCTTCGGGATTAGGAACATGGAAGTATGTTATTTCTCCATCGGGGTCAGAAAATTCTGTCAGAACAATGTTATCATAATCATACTTGGCATGCGGATACCATGTGGTAGTTCTCCAGCCCTTTACTTTTAACATTAATCCATCTTCTCTGATTGAATCGTCTCTGAATGGTCCTTCTACGGTATTAAGGTCTATGGTTATTGCTCTTATTGGTACTTCTTTGAGATAGGGGTTTTTGACTGTGCTCATGCAAAACACAACAGGTCCATACATCAATGCACATCTCCCCGCCTGCACCTGGACCCCTTTAATAAATCTTACTTTCATATCTAACGACAACTCTATGACATCATCTTTTTTCCACTCCCTTCTAATCTCATACCACGAACCATCACTAATTCTTTCTGTTGACACTTTCTCTCCGTTTACCATAACTTCAAATGTCTTGCACCATAAAGGAATACGAAGAAATATTGAAAACACTTCGGGGTTCGATGGATTTACAGATAGTTTTACTTTACCATCACTCGGATACCGTGTGTCCTGTGCAATTTCCAAATTGGTATTCTTCAATTTCATATTCGCTTTAGACTGAGTATATAAACTAACATAAATTCCCTTTTCCCCAAGGTAATATACCATGCATGGAATATCCGCTATCATTCTTCTATAATTACAAGGACAACAGTAATTATCCTGGTCGAAATATACTCGCTTACCTTCAAACGGCGTGTAATATCTTATTTTTCTTCCATCTGGTGACTGAGCAGCAAAAAGTGCATTGTAAATAGTGCGTTCCATTAAATCGGCATACCTTGAATCATGAAACCACCTTAATAATTCATCCCACCATCTTATTAAATAAGCAGTTGCACAGGTTTCACCTAAGTTTGCTATCCCCTCTTGTGTATCGTGCCAGCATTCATGTTGACCGGATGTGCCAGTAATAACCAATCCGTTCCCTTTCAACAGAAAATCCATTACTCGCTTTGATGGTGTTAATAAATCCTCATCGGGTTCTATTCTATAAAGTTTCTGCTTTTCCATACATCGTTTTATATAAGTATATACATGTCCTTCCACTTTCCCCCATCTACCCTTAACAATTGGCATGTCCCATTGAGGTAGTCGCATATAATCTTTTACAAAGTTAAGATATTTAGTATCTTTCGTCTCCTCATATAAACTTAACATGGCATCTTCGACACCTATTGTTCCCATTTCCCAGCATAAATCACCGGGGGCAGGTATTCTGCCGGGATATGGACTCATTTTTTCTATAAGGTAATCGCCTGCTCTTTTCGCTCCATCAAAAGCCTTTTCGTTATCAAACAATCTATACTCTGTAAGTAACCCCAAAATAATATAACTTATCTCTGCAATATCCCACAATGTCCATACTCTGCATTCTGGTTTCAAATAACCGATATATCCATCCGGCTCTTGTAGTCCTAAAATGGTATTCACTATATACTCCTTCTTCTTTATTACGTTGGGGTCATTCGTATATTTGGCAAATTTTGCAAATGCGTCTATGGTCTTACCCATTCCAACATATCCATCACAATCCTCTTTTTTTCGGAAATCGTCAAGAAAAAATTCATCAATATCTATAACCATTGAATTATTATAAATTGTTGTCTGCATTCGTCTACCGAACTCTCCTCCTACTTTAATAGAATCTATTGGGATTTGGGATAAAAAAGCATCTTCAGCTACACAAAGCGAACTTATAATACAAAAAACACTAACACTTATAATCATATATAGTCCCCTTCTATAAAAAGTTTAAATATATTGGTGAATCTCGATATGGGTAATAAATATCTAAAAGTCAATCTATACTCAAATTCAGGAGGTAAAACCTAATAGATTATTTTAAAATTGTATTTGCTACTTTATTGAAAGGTCAAATCCTATAAACTCATCCTGCTCAAACAATGGGTCTTCGGGATTAGGAACATGGAAGTATGTTATTTCTCCGTCGGGGTCAGGGAATTCTGTCAGAACAATGTTCTCATAATCATACTTTACAAGTGGATACCAGCTGAGTGTATTCCAGCCTTTTACTGTAAATTTTAAGCCACCTTTCCGCACAGTATCATCTGGAAATGGTCCTTCTAAAGTCTTTGGGTCAATAGTAAGGTTTCTTAAATCTTTATCTTCAAGTGCAGGATTTGATTTTTTGCTCACACAGAATACCTGCGGTCCATACATAACAGCAACTCTACCTGCTTGAGCCTGAACTCCACGGATAATACGCGTCCTAATCCCCAAGTCAATTTCAAGTACGGAACCTTTTTTCCAAGAACTTCCTATTGCCAATATACCCCCTGCTAAATCATCCTTTACTATCCAATCTCCGTTATCTATCCTTGTTTTGATTTCTTTACACCAGGAAGGAACACGAAATGATATAGGAAAAGCCATCTCTTTTGGAATTTTGCTGATTTTAATTTTCACAATCCCATCTGATGGATAATTTGTCTCTTGTTCTATTTCGATAGGGGTATTATCAACAGTTAAACTGGCTTTTGAAGGGGTAAATAGGTTTATATAAATGGATTTATCGTTTGTGTAATATATCATCTGAGGCAATTCCGAAATTATCCTGCGGAAGTTACATGGACAGCAATAAGAATCCTGGTCAAAATATACTCGTTTCCCTTCAAATGGCGTATAGTAGCGGATCTTTCGACCATCTAACGATTGAGCACCGAATAAGGCGTTATAAATAGCACGCTCCATTAAATCGCCAAATTTTGGATTACCGGTTTCTCTTAACCATTCATCCCACCATCGGATTAAATAAGCAGTCATGCATGTTTCACCGAGATTACAACTTCCCTCTTGCGTATCGTGCCAGCATTCGTGCTGTCCGCATGTGCCGATTATAACCAGTCCATTATTCTTTAATATAAAATCGAGTACTTTACTGCTTGGTTTTAACAGGTCCATATTTGTTTCGATACGGTTTAACTGCATTTTTGCCATGCATCGTTTCAAATGAGCATAGGCATGCCCCTGTATGGTCCCCCATCTGCCTTTTATAATCGGTCCATCCCACTGGTCTAATTTCATGTAGTTTTTAACGAAATCTAAATATTTTGCGTCTTTTGTATCCTCATACAAGCAGAGCATTGCAGTTTCAACGCCAGTGGTACCCATCTCCCAGCATATATCACCATCGCCGGGGATGCGTCCCGGGTATGGGCTCATATTTTGAATGAGATAATCACCGGCTTTCCTGGCTCCTTCTAATGCAGATTCATCACCAAAGAACCGATATTCCATCACAAGCCCATAGATTATGTAGGCAATCTCATGTATATCCCAAAGTCTCCACACACGAGCACCTTCCTTAAATAAACCGATATATCCATCTTTTTCCTGTGCATCAAGCAATGTTTTAACAACATGATTTTTGCGTTCAATTACCTTTGGGTCGTTGGTGTATTTAGCAAATCGAACCAACGCATCAATAGTCTTGCCTATTCCAACATATCCACCTTCACCATTTTCCTTTTTTATAAATGGTTCTAAAAACTCACCATCAATATCCATTACCATTGTATTGTTATATATCGTCATATCTATTCGTCTGCCCATTTCGCCACTGACTTTAACTGCATCCAGAGGAATCGGCTTGAACATATCCTCAAAAGCACCCATTGTCATCAAAACAAACATCAACGAAATACTCATAAAATCCATATACTTCTCCTTTCTTGTAAATCTATTTTCATTAAATGATTATTTTAACATATCAATATTTTTTCTTATCAATCATTAAATATTCATAATAACTTTAAAGAATGTTACTACTGCAAAACTATAAACCGCATTAAATAAAAACATCGTTAGGAAATATAAAGAAAAGCCTGGGATTCTAATTTTGACTGGATGCTCCTTTGCAATATTTCTTATTTCTTTAGGTATCGTTAAACGGCGATATAGATATATCAAAAAAATGACTATGCAGAATAATAGGACATGGATACCATAAAGGAAACCTAAAACAATGAGAGTAATTTTCCATGGGCGGGTTTTATCTTTGAAACATATCATTCCAGCAATAATACTCATAATCATAGTGACAATTGCATAGAAAATAATATGAAAGTATAGTAACACAACAGAAGGAATTGTATATAGAGGTGATATAAAATAAAATAGTACTTTCATTGTAAGCGTGTCCGTCTTTAGCCACAGGTCGTCTTTAACTTCTTTTGGGTCTATAGAGTAATTCATATATGAAATCGCCTTGAAAATTGGCTGGGAAACATACTTTTCTAACGATTCTTGAACAGAAGTATTTTTATCTCCTGTGTCATTATCCATTCCTTTGAATGTATTTTTCTTTATCGAATCGGATGCTCTATCTCCATATAACTTCTCAATCTTTCTTTTTAGCGATAGCAACTGTCTTTTTGGTGCTGAAACAATTCTCGGCACATCCCGAATTTGTAGTAATTTAAAATTAACTAATTGATTATCTATTCTGAAATTATATGTATAATACATCATTTTTTTGTTTTTATCATTCATAACTTTAACAACATTATCAATGTAAATATTGACTGGAATTTTCTCTCCTGAATATAAATTGAGCAGTTTCTGTGGGAAAAATATTTGTTTTGATGGCATAGAATTTATTGTATAAAATGCATTTAAACATATTTTATCTGGATGTGGAGTTAACGCTTCTTTTTCTATTTCTAATTCTCTTTTTCTTTCCTCTTTCTGTATCACATCTGAAAATATTTCCATTCCTGGCATATCTAAAAGTTTCTTTCTTTCCTCACTTAGTCCAACCATTGCATCTGATAGTTCTGGCTTTTTTATATAAAAGTAATTAAAAACAATAGAAAAGTTTTTTGTAAAATATTCTTGTATTACCTCTTTTTCACTCTCAGACAATGTGTAATTTTTATCTTCAATATACTTGAAAAATTCCTCCTTTTTATCGGCAGAAAATGTACATGTCTCTAATGCTAATTTTGATGTAGTAGTAGGCGATTTCTTTTCTACAAGCAAACGATAAGACCTTTTATTTTGAGGACTAAATTCCTCCTTCATTTCTAATATATCATTTACCGATACAAAATGGGCATGTGACCCTGTGTAAAGGGAAACGAGGATTCTATAAAATGTGCTCATTTCATCAGACAAAACATAATAATTGTAGGGATAATCAAAACTATTCACCAAATCAACAGGAATATCTACATTAGTAACTGGAACAGGGAATAACCAGATCCAACTTTCCGTTTTTCCTCGATTAAATTCGATGTACATTTTTGTTAATTGCATCTTATCATCTGGCAGAGTAATTCTCACATCAAATTTCAAATTAGAAATAGGTTCCCATACTTTCGTTTCCGGGTTATAACCCATGATAAGACCACATGCATAAATCGGCATAGAGGACACTATCGAAATAGTGAGTATCAGGATAACCTTTAAGGGAGTTATTATTTGTATTTTGTTCATAATTCATTTCCAATGTTTTATATTATTTTCATAATCTATTTAGAACAATTTTGGGACCTGTTTTTCTAATAAAGGATGGATATAAATAATGTATACGTTGTAAGGAATTATAAACATGAAAATAAGAAAAAGAATAGAAAATACTATATAAAATCTTTTCTTTATTGTGTACTCACTTGTTAAATATTTATATGGTTCATTATTTCCCTCTTCATCTTTTTCATATAGTTCATTGATTTTTTTCTCAAGCAAAGAATTCCCTTTTAAAACAAAACCAACAAGAGTAAAGCAATTAAACAACCCTAATTTTAATAATTCAATACATTCAGGTCGAACCCTTTTAGGAATGGCTATAATACCCGCAAATAAACTACATAAACAGGAGACAGCGATAAAAACTATAACATATATAGGGAATACCCAGAATGTGAACCTGTGGATTAACATCACTTCCGGGGGAGCACCTTTATTAAAATATAAATCTTCTATAAAAGAACTTGGCTTATCTGATATATGTATTCGAGTAACAGGCATATTCCTGATTGTTTTAGTTCCATAAAAAGAAGCATATTCAGATGGAACTTCATATTTTCCCTGATTCACAAAATAATTTACCTGGGGTTTTATTTTCATCTTTCCCATATCGCAAGTAACAAAGCCTTTAATAAAAATATAAATTGGGATATTTAAATCTTTATAAACACGGGTCAGCTTTAGCGGAAAATAGATTCTGTCTGTCTTGAACTTTATAAAGACTTGAAGCGGATGCTCAATCTGTAAAAACTCTCTACCTATATATATATTATTTTGATTTGTGCTTCCGGTTTGTTCAAAATAAAATCGTTCTAAATCTGACGCCCATGAAATTACAAAGGAAAATTTTTGTCCTATATACGATTGAATAATATTCTTTACATCATCAGGAAAATTTAGTCCTTTGCTTTTTAGATATGTTTCCAATGCATTTCCATCACTTGCTGTAATTAACTCTGTAGTTAACCCTAATTTTTCCACGTGTTTATGGACTTCTACACTTCCTTCTCCTAACATTTGTTCCATAAAGCCTTTATCCGAATATTCTTCATAATTTATCTCTCGTGTACGGAATAAATCATGCGTAGGAAATAATAAAAGAAAAGAAGGATAAACCTGCGACATTAAAGTAATAAGATTTAATGTAAACAATCTCTTACGGAGTAATTCTTCA
This sequence is a window from Candidatus Hydrogenedens sp.. Protein-coding genes within it:
- a CDS encoding serine/threonine-protein phosphatase, whose amino-acid sequence is MDIKVSYICNRGTQRENNEDSILINGEIFMDANGEKIMTNVEKALFIVADGMGGAMYGEIAAKIVLETLVQNPMNSKENIFSTLIKANEELHLYAEKNCDSLEIGSAVAGLSLEGNTAHVFNVGDCRIYRKNEDFLQQVSKDTSVVGKLLEQGIISYEEVRTHPQRSVLTCALSSKTDSNSLEIYYRELRLSNEETFLLCSDGLWDVLDESEMENCINMQNGNRAVSLFQKTIEKGDKDNISIILMEVRL
- a CDS encoding FHA domain-containing protein produces the protein MPLIKICPACKAENKAESIICNFCMTDISSLSPLNTDLASEKPTNVLQEETKENPCLLVQFENHNDSIKIYNGDIIGRHCKCKELLQKYKTISRKHVTFIFENNKWYIQDLNSSNYTYLNNQKINPGTKYEIKPKDVVSLSQDVDIKIIEGM
- a CDS encoding 4Fe-4S single cluster domain-containing protein, with the translated sequence MKRRITPLIQLIYFPIFTLGPGKRLGIWFQGCTIRCKGCIANHSWEFDPQYKMKWKEIESYLKNEYGKLTISGGEPFDQPEALLKLLKMARKYRYNDILVYSGYTYTVLDKKYPDILYYIDILIDGPFMEKNETSAIWKGSGNQNMYIFNPELKELYESYGLKEKNRSLQFVEGKQGTFVVGIPFQKDTQEIKDAIN
- a CDS encoding AAA family ATPase; this encodes MLQKWAKEIIRFLSVKNQFVLHGNIYDIYPFPLTTEGETKVVTLTLSNFIANLLKQEEQYSIFLNYEPLFGFKLIEGETSLIKEITGVDICKDKFYNATLSNGYEIIEKIVTNDRHPSAIILNFSSRFAEVIGEQAHLNGFYYKMFRLCLNTFPKLMGSNYPRYNLIFWILEKENDIPSWFTIENPKLKTISIPKPDNEVRNQIINSIVGEDDQFKNLDGNKQKDIIGVFVDQTSKMQGTEIISIVSLARREKLTLAEIGEAIRRYKIGVIENPWAKIELSKIEQMEQLIENRVKGQKRAVKKAVDIVRRSFYNLSGAQFSRYSQKPKGILFLAGPTGVGKTELAKTIAEVIFGSETAYIRFDMSEFGHEHSDQRLLGAPPGYVGYDVGGELTNSIKQNPFTVVLFDEIEKAHPKILDIFLQILDDGRLTSGRGETVYFSEALIVFTSNLGVYDIGPGGEKIQRINPDMEYEKVEKSILEAIGDFFKFRISRPEILNRIGENIAVFDFIRPRGAELIFRKMFENVLFKLEDTHKIIPVINEETIEKIKTIVCSDLSMGGRGIGNKIEEVFINPLSQSLIRIKPEPGMKIEILDIVENQDEWVLKIQ
- a CDS encoding glycoside hydrolase family 127 protein, with the translated sequence MIISVSVFCIISSLCVAEDAFLSQIPIDSIKVGGEFGRRMQTTIYNNSMVIDIDEFFLDDFRKKEDCDGYVGMGKTIDAFAKFAKYTNDPNVIKKKEYIVNTILGLQEPDGYIGYLKPECRVWTLWDIAEISYIILGLLTEYRLFDNEKAFDGAKRAGDYLIEKMSPYPGRIPAPGDLCWEMGTIGVEDAMLSLYEETKDTKYLNFVKDYMRLPQWDMPIVKGRWGKVEGHVYTYIKRCMEKQKLYRIEPDEDLLTPSKRVMDFLLKGNGLVITGTSGQHECWHDTQEGIANLGETCATAYLIRWWDELLRWFHDSRYADLMERTIYNALFAAQSPDGRKIRYYTPFEGKRVYFDQDNYCCPCNYRRMIADIPCMVYYLGEKGIYVSLYTQSKANMKLKNTNLEIAQDTRYPSDGKVKLSVNPSNPEVFSIFLRIPLWCKTFEVMVNGEKVSTERISDGSWYEIRREWKKDDVIELSLDMKVRFIKGVQVQAGRCALMYGPVVFCMSTVKNPYLKEVPIRAITIDLNTVEGPFRDDSIREDGLMLKVKGWRTTTWYPHAKYDYDNIVLTEFSDPDGEITYFHVPNPEDPLIENDEFLGMNIWK
- a CDS encoding glycoside hydrolase family 127 protein, which produces MDFMSISLMFVLMTMGAFEDMFKPIPLDAVKVSGEMGRRIDMTIYNNTMVMDIDGEFLEPFIKKENGEGGYVGIGKTIDALVRFAKYTNDPKVIERKNHVVKTLLDAQEKDGYIGLFKEGARVWRLWDIHEIAYIIYGLVMEYRFFGDESALEGARKAGDYLIQNMSPYPGRIPGDGDICWEMGTTGVETAMLCLYEDTKDAKYLDFVKNYMKLDQWDGPIIKGRWGTIQGHAYAHLKRCMAKMQLNRIETNMDLLKPSSKVLDFILKNNGLVIIGTCGQHECWHDTQEGSCNLGETCMTAYLIRWWDEWLRETGNPKFGDLMERAIYNALFGAQSLDGRKIRYYTPFEGKRVYFDQDSYCCPCNFRRIISELPQMIYYTNDKSIYINLFTPSKASLTVDNTPIEIEQETNYPSDGIVKIKISKIPKEMAFPISFRVPSWCKEIKTRIDNGDWIVKDDLAGGILAIGSSWKKGSVLEIDLGIRTRIIRGVQAQAGRVAVMYGPQVFCVSKKSNPALEDKDLRNLTIDPKTLEGPFPDDTVRKGGLKFTVKGWNTLSWYPLVKYDYENIVLTEFPDPDGEITYFHVPNPEDPLFEQDEFIGFDLSIK